One segment of Anatilimnocola aggregata DNA contains the following:
- a CDS encoding response regulator transcription factor: protein MNLLVIEDDPVLGKALQKGLAEAGHACEWVRNGRKGLEDARSQRFDAVVLDLMLPDLTGVEIMKTLRVEGIRTPVLMLTAMGSVEDRVTGLKAGADDYLVKPFAFPELMARLEAIGRRVADRPSSTMSAGPLSLDLTNRRVTRGGAEISLTPTEFSLLEYLIRFHGQVVTRKMLCEHLWESDWEGVTNVVEVHINRLRGKIDRGFDEPLIQTVRGRGYVLRAT, encoded by the coding sequence ATGAACCTGCTGGTAATCGAAGATGATCCCGTCTTGGGTAAGGCGCTGCAAAAAGGACTGGCCGAAGCGGGGCATGCGTGCGAGTGGGTCCGTAACGGTCGCAAAGGCTTAGAAGATGCTCGTTCCCAGCGGTTCGACGCCGTCGTTCTCGACCTGATGTTGCCCGACCTGACGGGGGTCGAGATCATGAAAACGTTGCGGGTCGAAGGAATTCGCACCCCCGTCTTAATGCTCACTGCCATGGGATCGGTAGAAGATCGGGTGACCGGATTGAAGGCTGGTGCCGATGATTATCTCGTCAAACCGTTCGCATTTCCGGAATTGATGGCGCGGCTCGAAGCCATAGGGCGACGCGTGGCCGACCGCCCGAGTTCGACGATGAGTGCTGGTCCCTTGTCGCTCGACCTGACCAACCGCCGAGTTACTCGCGGCGGGGCCGAAATCTCGCTCACCCCCACCGAATTCAGCCTGCTTGAGTACCTCATTCGCTTTCATGGGCAGGTGGTTACTCGCAAAATGCTCTGCGAACATTTGTGGGAATCGGACTGGGAAGGTGTGACGAATGTGGTGGAAGTGCACATCAATCGCCTGCGCGGTAAGATCGACCGCGGCTTCGACGAGCCGCTGATCCAGACTGTGCGGGGAAGAGGATATGTCCTTCGAGCGACTTAA
- a CDS encoding sensor histidine kinase, protein MSFERLKTTIRSLRFRLMLWNALAVLLTGFAILLIVRQGMAYILNYDLDRVLAEDLEEISQNLRAEPEFDFDRLQRELDIKAGSHAYHQWFVLFLDSAGEAIWTSKSAPQLPRLPAATETVQLLTVGDYRLALRKFSGKQHAIVCVGSSIAFIQREMAVIDRLVMIVSAVLLVASPVGGYILAGRATQPLAQMMQTTARLRPAEMSERLKIRGTQDELDQLAITVNGLLDRLAAYLKQKHDFLANAAHELRTPLSAIRSSVEVALSGNRTVDEYNELLAEVIDECASLETLVNQLLLLAETDAERPTVLDGDVRLDSLVTRTVEMFQGVADFNGVRLRVEPLPVIFVTGNRNYLRQVLSNLIDNAIKFTASHYQQPSVAAGVNGQAERGEIVISMQKDPERPMVTLTIEDNGPGIGEVDLPHIFDRFYRVDRSRMRGTPTGGTGLGLSICQSIIQTHHGTITVESTIDRGTKFIISLPLASKLAEVIAAS, encoded by the coding sequence ATGTCCTTCGAGCGACTTAAAACCACCATTCGCTCTTTGCGATTCCGGTTGATGTTGTGGAATGCGCTCGCCGTACTGCTCACTGGTTTTGCCATTCTGCTGATTGTGCGCCAGGGGATGGCCTACATCCTCAACTACGACCTGGACCGAGTGCTGGCAGAAGATCTCGAAGAAATCTCGCAGAATCTGCGTGCGGAACCTGAATTCGACTTCGATCGCTTGCAGCGCGAGCTCGACATCAAGGCCGGCAGTCACGCCTACCACCAGTGGTTTGTCTTATTTCTCGATAGTGCTGGCGAAGCCATTTGGACCAGCAAGAGTGCCCCGCAGTTGCCGCGACTGCCAGCCGCAACCGAGACTGTTCAACTACTGACGGTCGGTGACTATCGCCTGGCACTTCGCAAGTTTTCCGGCAAACAGCACGCGATCGTCTGCGTTGGTTCGTCGATTGCCTTCATCCAACGCGAAATGGCCGTCATCGATCGCCTGGTAATGATCGTCTCGGCAGTGCTGTTGGTCGCGTCGCCCGTCGGCGGCTATATTCTGGCCGGTCGCGCCACGCAGCCCCTCGCGCAAATGATGCAGACCACGGCCCGGTTACGACCGGCCGAAATGTCCGAGCGGTTGAAAATTCGTGGCACTCAGGATGAACTCGACCAGTTGGCCATCACCGTCAACGGCTTGCTCGACCGACTGGCTGCTTATTTGAAACAAAAGCACGATTTTCTCGCCAATGCGGCTCACGAACTGCGCACGCCCCTCTCGGCGATTCGCAGCAGTGTCGAAGTGGCCCTGAGCGGCAATCGCACCGTCGACGAATACAACGAACTGCTGGCCGAAGTGATCGACGAATGTGCCTCGCTCGAAACGTTGGTAAATCAACTTTTGCTGCTCGCAGAAACCGATGCCGAACGGCCGACCGTGCTGGATGGCGATGTGCGCCTCGATTCGCTCGTGACGCGTACCGTCGAGATGTTTCAAGGCGTGGCGGATTTCAACGGGGTTCGGCTGCGTGTCGAACCCTTGCCGGTGATCTTCGTCACGGGCAATCGCAACTACCTGCGGCAGGTGCTGAGTAACTTGATCGACAACGCCATTAAGTTCACGGCCAGTCATTACCAACAGCCGTCGGTAGCTGCGGGCGTGAACGGACAAGCGGAACGGGGCGAAATTGTCATCTCGATGCAAAAGGATCCTGAGCGTCCCATGGTCACCCTGACCATTGAGGACAACGGACCGGGCATTGGCGAAGTCGACTTGCCACACATCTTCGACCGTTTTTACCGGGTGGATCGCTCGCGGATGCGGGGCACTCCCACGGGAGGAACAGGCCTGGGGCTCAGCATTTGTCAGTCGATCATTCAAACGCATCACGGCACGATTACCGTCGAAAGCACGATCGATCGCGGCACCAAATTCATTATTTCTCTCCCGCTCGCTTCGAAACTCGCCGAAGTGATCGCCGCCTCGTAG
- a CDS encoding L-lactate dehydrogenase, producing the protein MAIKVGVVGSGFVGATAAYAMVQQGVGREIVLVDMRKERAIAEAQDISHAIPFSQPLRVRAGDYADLNGSQVVVIAAGVGQKPGETRLQLLERNAEVFRAVVPAVLKAAPDAVLLIATNPVDVMTHIAAHFAGLQGVPASRVLGSGTTLDTARFRTLLSEHFGVDSHHVHGYVIGEHGDSEVLTWSQATIGGMHLEDYARLRQLPYDEALRERIDVGVRRAAYTIIEGKGATYYGIGAAIARIVDVIVHDQRAILTVTSRVDDYQGLSGVTFALPHLVGGAGVLGCIPLPLSDQEAAALRHSAEIIDSAARSLAGKL; encoded by the coding sequence ATGGCCATTAAAGTGGGAGTCGTCGGCAGTGGTTTTGTGGGTGCAACCGCCGCTTATGCAATGGTGCAACAAGGGGTTGGCCGCGAAATCGTGCTGGTCGATATGCGAAAAGAACGCGCGATCGCCGAAGCTCAGGATATCTCTCACGCCATTCCGTTTTCGCAGCCTTTGCGAGTACGAGCCGGCGACTATGCCGACCTGAACGGCAGCCAGGTGGTGGTCATTGCTGCTGGCGTGGGGCAAAAGCCCGGCGAGACGCGCTTGCAACTGCTGGAGCGAAATGCCGAAGTATTTCGCGCCGTCGTTCCGGCAGTGCTCAAAGCCGCGCCCGATGCCGTGTTGTTGATTGCTACCAACCCGGTCGATGTGATGACACACATTGCCGCCCATTTCGCGGGTTTGCAAGGCGTGCCCGCTTCGCGCGTGCTCGGCAGTGGTACCACGCTCGATACGGCTCGTTTTCGCACGCTGCTGAGCGAACATTTTGGCGTCGATTCGCACCACGTGCATGGCTACGTCATCGGCGAACATGGCGATTCGGAAGTGCTCACCTGGTCGCAGGCCACGATTGGCGGCATGCACCTGGAAGATTATGCCCGCCTGCGGCAATTGCCGTACGACGAGGCGCTGCGGGAGAGGATTGATGTTGGGGTCCGCCGCGCGGCCTATACCATCATCGAAGGGAAGGGAGCGACCTATTACGGCATCGGGGCGGCAATTGCCCGAATTGTCGACGTCATCGTTCACGATCAGCGGGCGATTCTGACTGTCACCTCGCGCGTCGACGACTATCAAGGGCTGAGCGGAGTCACGTTTGCACTCCCACATTTGGTGGGCGGGGCCGGAGTGCTCGGTTGCATTCCGCTACCCTTGAGCGACCAAGAGGCTGCTGCCCTGCGGCATTCGGCCGAGATTATCGATTCCGCAGCGCGCTCGTTGGCAGGCAAACTTTAA
- a CDS encoding VWA domain-containing protein — translation MSDSSLSDSTHESAMFPPFTPTVPPHSGKPPVDEIQDFEEFEEVDEFEELAPEPTKPAVAAPSAAASGTAPKKASPTGAATVPKTPQPTAPKPAAVATPPVKPPAKVVTPPVTKAAILPAKTAKPRTPEEAVEEIVDDGAQPTRAQKIVQNTSAAMISMIVHLLGLFLLSYFAIDTPTAKKLLEIVSSAVEPDELKEEIKVELENQLTEVTEVTNQTFSSSMDAGEVGASGPVAGAQEVQPVDKALLEEMVKAADVTVEGLFIDTPSSKQLIVQAPDGQVGDARAVVDDYNEALDRITQEILWMLEKGPVLVVWAFDQSESMKDDQREIRDRIEHVYKQLGLVSKHNQDQLETAVVSYGEGYIQHTRKPTSDWYEIKACIDEVPSDPSGKEMMCSAVTQAVATHRAYAQRTGRRMCLILATDESGEQADNQSNLERAVAEAKAAACKIFVIGREAIFGYPYAHIRWIHPQTGHHHWIRIDRGPETAFVEQLQTDGFHRRYDAHNSGFGPYEQTRMSHETGGIFFLLPSLETALVRGEKRRYELEAMRMYLPDIRSRMEVGQEIEGSELRRSLTKVIYDLNPYNPEIAKIIEMRMEFSPDLPNLLKQIQIESGKATIYGEYLSRVEQEMQRLEKVRRHESSPRWQANYDLIYAQIIAYQARMFEYRAYIQEFAKAPRVVPATKPPNLRHTGWDIHSRKQIITGKVVEPYIERATAMFNAVMTEHPGTPWAARAEYELKRGFGVHFVEEYHGPGRSVPPGTVLLPVPKM, via the coding sequence GTGTCAGACTCTAGCCTCTCGGATAGTACCCACGAATCGGCGATGTTTCCGCCGTTCACGCCTACGGTCCCGCCTCACAGCGGCAAACCGCCTGTCGATGAAATTCAGGACTTTGAAGAGTTCGAGGAAGTGGACGAGTTCGAAGAACTCGCTCCCGAACCGACGAAACCAGCCGTAGCGGCACCGTCTGCGGCCGCCTCAGGCACTGCGCCGAAGAAAGCTAGTCCGACCGGCGCGGCGACTGTGCCCAAGACCCCACAGCCAACCGCACCAAAGCCTGCCGCTGTGGCCACTCCCCCCGTCAAGCCACCGGCCAAGGTTGTGACTCCACCGGTGACGAAGGCTGCCATACTCCCGGCCAAGACCGCCAAGCCCCGCACTCCCGAAGAGGCTGTCGAAGAAATTGTCGACGACGGCGCGCAGCCCACGCGGGCTCAGAAGATTGTGCAGAACACTTCGGCTGCCATGATTTCGATGATCGTGCACCTGCTTGGTTTGTTCCTGTTGTCGTATTTCGCCATCGACACGCCGACCGCCAAAAAATTGTTAGAGATCGTTTCGTCGGCCGTCGAACCTGACGAATTGAAGGAAGAGATCAAGGTCGAACTCGAAAATCAGCTGACGGAAGTTACCGAAGTAACGAACCAAACCTTCAGTTCGTCGATGGATGCGGGCGAAGTTGGTGCTTCCGGGCCCGTCGCCGGCGCCCAGGAAGTTCAACCCGTCGATAAAGCCCTGCTCGAGGAAATGGTGAAGGCGGCCGACGTCACCGTCGAGGGGCTATTTATTGATACCCCTTCCAGCAAGCAGCTGATCGTTCAAGCGCCCGATGGCCAGGTGGGGGATGCCCGCGCGGTGGTCGACGACTACAACGAAGCCCTCGATCGCATTACGCAAGAGATTCTGTGGATGCTCGAAAAAGGGCCCGTATTGGTTGTATGGGCCTTCGATCAGTCCGAAAGCATGAAGGACGATCAGCGCGAGATCCGCGACCGAATCGAGCACGTCTACAAGCAATTGGGCCTGGTCAGCAAACACAATCAAGATCAGTTAGAAACGGCCGTCGTCAGCTATGGCGAAGGGTACATTCAGCACACCCGCAAGCCGACTTCGGACTGGTACGAAATTAAGGCCTGCATCGACGAAGTGCCGAGCGACCCTTCCGGCAAAGAAATGATGTGCTCCGCAGTGACCCAGGCTGTGGCGACGCACCGGGCCTACGCTCAGCGGACGGGGCGGCGGATGTGCCTCATTCTCGCCACGGACGAAAGTGGTGAGCAGGCCGACAATCAAAGCAACCTGGAACGAGCCGTGGCAGAGGCCAAGGCAGCAGCCTGCAAAATCTTCGTCATTGGGCGGGAAGCTATTTTTGGCTATCCCTATGCTCATATCCGTTGGATTCACCCGCAAACAGGTCACCATCACTGGATCCGGATCGATCGCGGTCCCGAAACCGCTTTCGTCGAGCAGCTGCAAACCGATGGTTTCCATCGCCGGTACGATGCCCATAACAGCGGCTTCGGCCCGTACGAACAAACGCGAATGAGCCACGAAACGGGTGGCATTTTCTTTCTATTGCCCAGCTTGGAAACTGCCCTCGTGCGCGGCGAGAAACGCCGCTACGAACTCGAAGCGATGCGCATGTACCTGCCCGATATCCGTTCGCGGATGGAAGTAGGTCAGGAAATTGAAGGTTCCGAGCTCCGCCGTTCGCTCACGAAAGTCATTTACGACCTGAATCCGTACAATCCGGAAATCGCCAAGATCATCGAAATGCGAATGGAGTTCTCGCCCGATCTCCCCAATTTGCTCAAGCAAATCCAGATTGAGTCTGGCAAGGCGACCATTTACGGCGAGTACCTGTCGCGGGTCGAACAAGAAATGCAGCGGCTGGAGAAGGTTCGTCGTCACGAATCTTCCCCGCGTTGGCAAGCGAACTACGACTTGATCTACGCTCAGATCATCGCCTACCAAGCGCGAATGTTCGAGTATCGGGCTTATATTCAGGAATTTGCCAAGGCTCCGCGAGTTGTACCGGCGACCAAGCCACCAAATCTGCGGCACACGGGCTGGGATATTCACTCGCGCAAGCAGATTATCACCGGTAAAGTGGTGGAGCCCTATATTGAACGGGCGACCGCGATGTTCAACGCGGTGATGACGGAGCATCCTGGCACACCCTGGGCTGCTCGCGCAGAATATGAACTGAAGCGTGGCTTCGGCGTTCATTTCGTCGAAGAGTATCACGGCCCCGGGCGATCGGTACCGCCGGGCACTGTCCTCCTTCCTGTTCCCAAAATGTAG
- the nadD gene encoding nicotinate-nucleotide adenylyltransferase — MKIGIFGGSFDPIHYGHLLLADSAREQLALDQVWFIPAAVAPHKQDRHATNARQRIEMLELAIAGNEHFRLSTIEIDRGGVSYTVETLQTIAEQMPGAELFLLMGADSLRDLLTWREPGRICELAAPVVSRRAGAPDPDFTSLAHLLSPARLLQLSALRLEMPIVELSSTDLRYRARVGQSLRYRTPRAVEEYIRAQQLYR, encoded by the coding sequence ATGAAGATTGGCATTTTTGGCGGGTCGTTCGATCCCATTCACTACGGCCACCTGTTGCTGGCCGACAGCGCCCGCGAACAGCTGGCTCTCGATCAGGTTTGGTTCATTCCCGCAGCGGTTGCGCCTCACAAGCAAGACCGTCACGCGACGAATGCCCGTCAGCGAATCGAAATGCTGGAACTGGCCATTGCCGGCAACGAGCATTTTCGCCTCTCGACCATTGAGATCGATCGCGGCGGCGTCAGTTACACCGTCGAAACGCTCCAAACCATTGCCGAGCAAATGCCCGGCGCGGAGCTATTCCTTTTAATGGGTGCCGATTCCCTTCGCGACCTGCTGACCTGGCGCGAGCCGGGGCGGATCTGCGAACTGGCCGCGCCGGTTGTTTCGCGTCGCGCGGGCGCGCCCGATCCCGATTTTACGAGTCTTGCGCATCTACTTTCACCTGCGCGGCTGCTGCAACTCTCTGCGTTAAGGTTGGAGATGCCCATCGTCGAACTCAGCAGTACCGATCTGCGGTATCGAGCCCGTGTGGGCCAAAGCTTGCGCTATCGCACCCCGCGGGCAGTTGAGGAATACATCCGCGCCCAGCAACTGTATCGATAG
- a CDS encoding 30S ribosomal protein S1 has translation MVNRSLIRTLENDPDITSMYDLAIAGFDEFGLEPGEGGGDFDVNKIVEGRILRVGDGMVLVDIGFKSEGSIPLDEWDAEDPPPQVGDIVRVLIEDLEDETATPEDGGMVRISKRKARKMDQWLDILKKIKEGDVVSGLVTRKIKGGLLVDVSGVNVFLPASQVDIRRPADIGDYINRTVQCEVLKIDEARKNIVVSRRSLIERQRQEARESLLKELEVGQVRKGVVKNIAEFGAFVDLGGIDGLLHITDMSWDRIGHPSEMVAIDQEVEVMVLHIDREKQKIALGLKQKGHNPWTNVAEKYPVGSSHKGSVVNVMSYGAFVKLEPGIEGLVHISEMSWTRRVNHPSELVNISDEINVVILGVDKEGQQLSLGMKQTQENPWTKVAEKYPVDSLVEGKVRNLTNYGAFVELEEGIDGLLHVSDMSWTRKIGHPSEMLEKGQVVKCKILSVDQERRRIALGLKQLDEDPWARDIPGKYSANQVVSGTVTKITNFGVFVGLEDGLEGLLHISELADHKVENPEEVVKVGDKIDVKILRVDIDERKIGLSRKRVDWSEDDNVEAAAAEGAASPDQGKKKGKGGELKGGLGGSGPLISPTMAADKTEGDEGKA, from the coding sequence ATGGTTAATCGCAGTCTGATTCGAACCCTGGAGAATGATCCCGACATTACCTCGATGTACGATCTGGCAATCGCCGGATTTGATGAATTCGGGCTGGAACCCGGTGAGGGTGGCGGTGATTTTGACGTCAACAAGATCGTCGAAGGACGCATTCTCCGCGTCGGCGACGGAATGGTTCTGGTCGACATTGGCTTTAAGAGCGAAGGCTCGATTCCGCTCGACGAATGGGATGCCGAAGATCCGCCGCCACAAGTGGGCGATATCGTCCGCGTGCTGATCGAAGATCTCGAAGACGAAACTGCCACGCCGGAAGACGGCGGTATGGTTCGCATCAGCAAGCGCAAAGCTCGCAAGATGGACCAGTGGCTCGATATTCTCAAGAAGATCAAGGAAGGGGACGTCGTCTCCGGTCTGGTCACGCGCAAGATCAAGGGTGGTCTGCTCGTCGACGTCAGTGGCGTCAACGTGTTTCTCCCCGCCAGCCAGGTCGATATTCGTCGCCCGGCCGACATCGGCGATTACATCAACCGCACGGTGCAGTGCGAAGTCCTCAAGATCGACGAAGCTCGCAAGAACATCGTCGTCAGCCGTCGTTCGCTCATCGAACGTCAGCGCCAGGAAGCACGCGAATCGCTGCTCAAGGAATTGGAAGTCGGTCAGGTCCGCAAGGGTGTCGTCAAAAACATCGCCGAGTTCGGCGCGTTCGTCGACCTGGGCGGCATCGACGGCCTGTTGCACATCACCGACATGAGCTGGGACCGTATCGGCCACCCCAGCGAAATGGTGGCGATCGACCAGGAAGTCGAAGTGATGGTGCTGCACATCGACCGCGAGAAGCAGAAGATCGCGCTCGGTCTGAAGCAGAAGGGGCACAACCCGTGGACCAACGTCGCCGAGAAGTACCCGGTTGGCAGCAGCCACAAGGGTTCGGTCGTCAACGTGATGAGCTACGGTGCATTCGTCAAGCTCGAGCCGGGCATCGAAGGCCTCGTGCACATCAGCGAAATGAGCTGGACGCGCCGCGTTAATCACCCGAGCGAACTCGTCAACATCAGCGACGAGATCAACGTGGTGATCCTGGGCGTCGACAAGGAAGGCCAGCAGCTTTCCCTCGGTATGAAGCAGACGCAGGAAAACCCGTGGACCAAGGTCGCGGAAAAGTATCCTGTCGACAGCCTCGTCGAAGGCAAGGTTCGCAACCTCACCAACTACGGTGCGTTTGTCGAACTCGAAGAAGGAATCGACGGCCTGCTCCACGTCTCCGATATGTCTTGGACTCGCAAGATTGGTCACCCCAGCGAAATGCTGGAAAAGGGCCAGGTTGTGAAGTGCAAGATTCTGTCGGTCGATCAGGAACGCCGCCGTATCGCCTTGGGCCTCAAGCAACTGGACGAAGATCCATGGGCCCGCGACATTCCCGGCAAGTACTCCGCGAACCAGGTGGTGAGCGGAACCGTGACGAAGATCACCAACTTCGGTGTCTTTGTCGGCCTGGAAGATGGCCTCGAAGGCCTGCTCCACATTTCGGAACTCGCCGATCATAAGGTCGAGAATCCGGAAGAAGTGGTGAAGGTCGGCGACAAGATCGACGTCAAGATTCTGCGCGTCGACATCGACGAGCGCAAGATCGGCCTCAGCCGCAAGCGCGTCGATTGGTCCGAAGACGACAACGTCGAAGCTGCCGCCGCTGAAGGTGCCGCTTCGCCAGACCAAGGCAAGAAGAAGGGCAAGGGTGGCGAGCTGAAGGGTGGTTTGGGTGGCAGCGGTCCGCTGATCAGCCCTACCATGGCCGCCGACAAGACCGAAGGGGACGAGGGTAAGGCCTAG
- a CDS encoding ASCH domain-containing protein yields MLLKQVTLDAIARGEVTLAFRRWQRPTVKAGGRLRTAIGELAIQAVDVIQERELTPAAVRQAGYHSLDDLLAELGKRPGTLYRIQFRLAGPDTRIALREQETLAADELAELTQRLARLDAASKIGPWTERVLRLIAAHPELKAGDLAAKAKLDKEWLKLNVRKLKNLGLTESLNPGYRLSPRGEALLAFLGDK; encoded by the coding sequence ATGCTCCTCAAGCAAGTCACGCTCGATGCGATTGCCCGCGGCGAAGTCACCCTCGCCTTTCGTCGCTGGCAGCGGCCGACGGTCAAAGCGGGTGGACGCTTACGCACCGCGATCGGCGAACTGGCCATTCAAGCAGTCGACGTGATTCAAGAGCGGGAACTCACTCCCGCCGCGGTTCGGCAGGCAGGTTACCACTCGCTCGATGATCTGCTCGCAGAGTTAGGCAAGCGACCCGGCACGCTCTACCGCATCCAATTTCGCCTGGCCGGCCCGGATACCCGCATTGCCCTGCGTGAACAGGAAACTCTCGCTGCCGACGAACTGGCAGAACTGACGCAGCGTCTCGCGCGGCTGGACGCAGCTTCCAAGATTGGCCCTTGGACCGAACGGGTCTTGCGCCTGATCGCTGCACATCCGGAACTCAAAGCGGGTGACCTGGCTGCCAAAGCCAAGCTCGACAAAGAGTGGCTCAAGCTTAACGTCCGCAAACTCAAAAACCTCGGCCTCACCGAAAGTCTCAACCCGGGCTATCGACTGTCGCCTCGCGGCGAGGCGTTGCTCGCATTTCTTGGCGATAAGTGA